One genomic region from Amaranthus tricolor cultivar Red isolate AtriRed21 chromosome 12, ASM2621246v1, whole genome shotgun sequence encodes:
- the LOC130828870 gene encoding non-specific lipid transfer protein GPI-anchored 14-like codes for MAKTHRKISLFSILVFLLVTLCYGDINQDKQECASQLVGLATCLPYVSGQAKAPTPDCCAGFKQVLKESRKCVCILVKDRDDPSLGLKINATLALTLPATCHSPASVNDCPALLHLAPNSPEAKVFTDVAKALAPASSTTATSTVKPTSDGGGGGASAKETAAKNSAPGKRRLIAQMLYGVLLWCFVSHLVF; via the exons ATGGCTAAAACTCACAGAAAAATAAGCTTATTTTCCATTCTAGTTTTTCTACTTGTAACGTTGTGTTATGGTGACATAAATCAAGATAAACAAGAGTGTGCAAGTCAATTAGTTGGGCTTGCAACTTGTCTCCCTTATGTTAGTGGTCAGGCCAAAGCTCCTACACCAGATTGTTGCGCTGGTTTCAAACAAGTTCTTAAAGAGAGCAGGAAATGTGTTTGTATTCTGGTTAAGGATCGTGATGATCCTAGCCTTGGCTTGAAGATCAATGCTACCTTAGCTCTTACTCTCCCTGCAACTTGTCATTCACCTGCTAGCGTTAATGATTGCCCAG CTCTTCTACACTTGGCACCCAATTCTCCAGAGGCTAAGGTGTTCACCGATGTTGCTAAAGCTCTTGCTCCAGCCAGCAGCACTACAGCCACTTCAACTG ttaagcCTACTAGTGACGGCGGAGGAGGAGGGGCCAGCGCGAAGGAAACTGCTGCGAAAAACAGTGCACCAGGCAAGAGAAGATTAATTGCTCAAATGCTTTATGGAGTCTTGCTTTGGTGTTTTGTTTCACACCTAGTATTTTAG